A genomic region of Caenorhabditis elegans chromosome V contains the following coding sequences:
- the arid-1 gene encoding AT-rich interactive domain-containing protein arid-1 (Confirmed by transcript evidence), translating to MASPMFSPNSDLSLSGPLTLPRSGPLTMANIRQSPTPDEVVGSLRKRLSQTSESSESSELPPPPSAASKSKRIRRASERSIDSASEHHRMMRSPRILTTQHSSGALIFDISTTQPTDTSGPIEALSVRKPGRRKTVFAASPTLLTSGPLTLSSSAPPPPPASPAPPQHAQKTLGRPRKTPSTSSRKPEEEDEAEQIPTTVVGVTEEASVADSSAKEDLTSEDGSATPQDEKDDSESTTTTDTITPKSIRGGKRRRGGGRFGGSYPVKPAKPGRKPKDPHAEEGADEKDPEDQTPTTMTTSTPTRADSFQTQKNRMAKLMEGKPHDYSFLDLPDFDKIIEEAPKEDINILMEERTYELREIFAQCKADLSALEKRYRQQNEAKRKAEFAAKTASSAAAAQASSSTCSTPRP from the exons ATGGCGAGTCCAATGTTCTCTCCAAACAGTGATCTTTCTCTATCCGGACCTCTAACACTTCCACGTTCTGGCCCTCTAACCATGGCAAACATCCGGCAATCTCCGACACCAGATGAAGTCGTCGGAAGTTTAAGAAAACGTCTCAGTCAAACATCTGAATCGTCGGAATCGTCTGAgctaccaccaccaccatcagcCGCATCGAAGAGCAAGCGAATTCGACGGGCGAGTGAACGATCGATTGATTCGGCATCGGAGCATCATCGGATGATGAGAAGCCCACGGATTCTGACGACGCAGCACTCGTCGGGAGCACTTATATTTGATATTAGTACTACACAACCTACTGACACGTCAGGACCAATTGAAGCACTTTCTGTGCGGAAACCTGGACGACGGAAGACCG TCTTTGCAGCGTCTCCAACTCTTCTCACCTCAGGACCACTAACCTTGTCATCGTCAGCACCACCCCCACCTCCAGCCTCTCCAGCTCCTCCTCAACACGCTCAAAAAACACTTGGAAGACCCCGAAAAACCCCTTCAACTTCTTCACGGAAGCCTGAAGAAGAGGATGAAGCGGAACAAATTCCGACGACGGTGGTTGGTGTCACCGAAGAAGCTTCAGTTGCTGATAGTTCGGCGAAAGAAGATCTAACATCGGAGGATGGAAGTGCAACTCCACAGGATGAGAAGGATGATTCGGAATCGACGACGACAACGGATACCATTACACCGAAATCGATTCGAGGTGGAAAACGGCGGAGAGGTGGTGGAAGGTTCGGAGGATCCTATCCAGTGAAGCCAGCGAAGCCTGGGCGAAAACCTAAAGATCCTCATGCAGAAGAAGGTGCTGATGAGAAGGATCCTGAAGATCAGACGCCGACAACGATGACGACGTCGACACCAACTCGAGCCGATAGTTTTCAGACTCAGAAGAATCGAATGGCGAAGCTTATGGAGGGAAAACCCCATGATTATAGTTTTCTGGATCTTCCggattttgataaaataatcgAGGAGGCTCCAAAAGAGGATATTAATATTCTGATGGAAGAGCGGACTTACGAGTTGCGAGAGATCTTTGCACAGTGTAAAGCTGATCTTTCGGCTCTTGAGAAGCGGTATAGGCAGCAGAATGAGGCGAagc GAAAAGCTGAATTCGCCGCAAAAACTGCCTCCTCCGCAGCAGCAGCTCAAGCTTCTTCATCGACTTGCTCAACTCCAAGACCGTGA
- the arid-1 gene encoding AT-rich interactive domain-containing protein arid-1 (Confirmed by transcript evidence): MASPMFSPNSDLSLSGPLTLPRSGPLTMANIRQSPTPDEVVGSLRKRLSQTSESSESSELPPPPSAASKSKRIRRASERSIDSASEHHRMMRSPRILTTQHSSGALIFDISTTQPTDTSGPIEALSVRKPGRRKTASPTLLTSGPLTLSSSAPPPPPASPAPPQHAQKTLGRPRKTPSTSSRKPEEEDEAEQIPTTVVGVTEEASVADSSAKEDLTSEDGSATPQDEKDDSESTTTTDTITPKSIRGGKRRRGGGRFGGSYPVKPAKPGRKPKDPHAEEGADEKDPEDQTPTTMTTSTPTRADSFQTQKNRMAKLMEGKPHDYSFLDLPDFDKIIEEAPKEDINILMEERTYELREIFAQCKADLSALEKRYRQQNEAKRKAEFAAKTASSAAAAQASSSTCSTPRP; the protein is encoded by the exons ATGGCGAGTCCAATGTTCTCTCCAAACAGTGATCTTTCTCTATCCGGACCTCTAACACTTCCACGTTCTGGCCCTCTAACCATGGCAAACATCCGGCAATCTCCGACACCAGATGAAGTCGTCGGAAGTTTAAGAAAACGTCTCAGTCAAACATCTGAATCGTCGGAATCGTCTGAgctaccaccaccaccatcagcCGCATCGAAGAGCAAGCGAATTCGACGGGCGAGTGAACGATCGATTGATTCGGCATCGGAGCATCATCGGATGATGAGAAGCCCACGGATTCTGACGACGCAGCACTCGTCGGGAGCACTTATATTTGATATTAGTACTACACAACCTACTGACACGTCAGGACCAATTGAAGCACTTTCTGTGCGGAAACCTGGACGACGGAAGACCG CGTCTCCAACTCTTCTCACCTCAGGACCACTAACCTTGTCATCGTCAGCACCACCCCCACCTCCAGCCTCTCCAGCTCCTCCTCAACACGCTCAAAAAACACTTGGAAGACCCCGAAAAACCCCTTCAACTTCTTCACGGAAGCCTGAAGAAGAGGATGAAGCGGAACAAATTCCGACGACGGTGGTTGGTGTCACCGAAGAAGCTTCAGTTGCTGATAGTTCGGCGAAAGAAGATCTAACATCGGAGGATGGAAGTGCAACTCCACAGGATGAGAAGGATGATTCGGAATCGACGACGACAACGGATACCATTACACCGAAATCGATTCGAGGTGGAAAACGGCGGAGAGGTGGTGGAAGGTTCGGAGGATCCTATCCAGTGAAGCCAGCGAAGCCTGGGCGAAAACCTAAAGATCCTCATGCAGAAGAAGGTGCTGATGAGAAGGATCCTGAAGATCAGACGCCGACAACGATGACGACGTCGACACCAACTCGAGCCGATAGTTTTCAGACTCAGAAGAATCGAATGGCGAAGCTTATGGAGGGAAAACCCCATGATTATAGTTTTCTGGATCTTCCggattttgataaaataatcgAGGAGGCTCCAAAAGAGGATATTAATATTCTGATGGAAGAGCGGACTTACGAGTTGCGAGAGATCTTTGCACAGTGTAAAGCTGATCTTTCGGCTCTTGAGAAGCGGTATAGGCAGCAGAATGAGGCGAagc GAAAAGCTGAATTCGCCGCAAAAACTGCCTCCTCCGCAGCAGCAGCTCAAGCTTCTTCATCGACTTGCTCAACTCCAAGACCGTGA
- the arid-1 gene encoding AT-rich interactive domain-containing protein arid-1 (Confirmed by transcript evidence), producing MTTSTPTRADSFQTQKNRMAKLMEGKPHDYSFLDLPDFDKIIEEAPKEDINILMEERTYELREIFAQCKADLSALEKRYRQQNEAKRKAEFAAKTASSAAAAQASSSTCSTPRP from the exons ATGACGACGTCGACACCAACTCGAGCCGATAGTTTTCAGACTCAGAAGAATCGAATGGCGAAGCTTATGGAGGGAAAACCCCATGATTATAGTTTTCTGGATCTTCCggattttgataaaataatcgAGGAGGCTCCAAAAGAGGATATTAATATTCTGATGGAAGAGCGGACTTACGAGTTGCGAGAGATCTTTGCACAGTGTAAAGCTGATCTTTCGGCTCTTGAGAAGCGGTATAGGCAGCAGAATGAGGCGAagc GAAAAGCTGAATTCGCCGCAAAAACTGCCTCCTCCGCAGCAGCAGCTCAAGCTTCTTCATCGACTTGCTCAACTCCAAGACCGTGA
- the trpp-1 gene encoding Trafficking protein particle complex subunit (Confirmed by transcript evidence), translating to MTIYNVYIFDREGQCLYYDEWFRTKQSGLAPIQEYKLVFGMMLSMKSFVDRLATNDSNQTVNYYKTSAYKMTFLESATSIKIMLNTDPNATGIRDLLHKIYQTWTETANSAAKLELFASNPPNENFLKNRVRDIVMKHPAYV from the exons ATGACGATTTACAACGTGTACATATTCGACAGAGAAGGCCAATGCCTGTACTATGACGAGTGGTTTCGTACGAAACAATCGGGTCTCGCACCGATTCAGGAGTATAAGCTGGTGTTCGGAATGATGTTATCGATGAAATCATTTGTTGATCGACTTGCAACCAATGATTCTAATCAGACTGTCAATTATTATAA aacCTCTGCCTACAAAATGACATTTCTCGAATCGGCAACCAGCATTAAAATAATGTTGAACACGGATCCAAACGCCACAGGAATTCGAGATCTCCTTCataaaatttatcaaacttGGACAGAAACCGCCAATAGTGCTGCAAAACTCGAACTTTTCGCCTCCAATCCGccgaatgaaaattttctgaaaaatcgtgtGAGGGATATTGTGATGAAGCATCCGGCTTATGTTTAG